The region CTTCTGCTGCTGAATCCTCCGCTGCTGCATCCTCTGCTGCTGTAacttctgctgctgcaacttctgctgctgcatCCTCTGCGGCTGCTGCATCCTCTGTTGCTGTCACTTCTGCTGTTGCAacttctgctgctgcaaCTTCTGCTGACGAAGGCTCTGGTTCCAGTATCACTACTGTCATCACTGCTACCAAGAACGGTCACGTTTATACCAAGACTGTCACTCAAGACGCTACTTTTGTCTGGACCGGTGAAGGCAGCAACACTTGGGCACCAAGCACTTCCACCAGCGCAGAAGCTACATCTTCTGCCTCAAAGACTTCAGCTACCACTGTTGCAACTTCAGCTACCGCTAAATCATCCACTACTGCTCAAATCTCAAGCTTCACTGGTGCTGCCGATGCTATCACTGCTGGTACTGGTTTGATGGGTGCTGCTCTTGCCGCCGTCATTTTGTTATAATCGATGACAATAACTCTTCGGATACCtgggttttttttatgaagCTCTCCGTGGCTTTACTATTTCTAAAGAAGTCTGATTGAATGAAATATCTTATAATAAATTATACTACATAATTTATAAGTAAGAATTTCAAACATGATTTATTAAGTATTATGTGTACTGTTTTAAGTTCGTTGGTGTTGTTTTAATTGCTTGGAACGGTTAggtaaatatatacacatatatgCATATGTAATGAATACAcctaataaaaaaatcttatAATAAGCTATTAGCAATGACTTAATAAAAGGACCTGTTATTCATCATAGAAGATACATTGGAAACAAAAGTTTTGCTTAtttattgttcttttgaaaaagggaGGTTTATTTAAttagtttttcattgttgaGATATAAATACGCTATACATGATAACTAATGGGTTCTTGTCGGTCGTGAAATCAATCTATAaccagaaagaaaataaaccaAGAGCTAGTGCACCAACGCTTGCACCCTGGAAAGCAGCTGGAGCAGCACCAGACGAAGAGGCAGACGAAGAGGCGGAGGAAGCCGATGAAGAGGATGTAGATGATTCAATTCCTTGGGTAACAGTCTTAGTATAAAGATTGGTTGATGATCCTGAACCATTTGTTAAGGTAAGTGTTTTTGTAGTACTCTTTTCAGAAGTGGTGTCTGGACCTTCGGTAACAACCTTGGTGTAAACACCAGCACTATTGCTGACAACGACGGTTCTAGTGGTACTGTAAGTAATGACAGGGTCAGCGGTGTCGGTGACAACCTTTGTGTACACGTTGTTACCGTTAGTGACAGTAATAGTCTTGGTGG is a window of Saccharomyces eubayanus strain FM1318 chromosome Unknown scaffold_19, whole genome shotgun sequence DNA encoding:
- the FIT3 gene encoding Fit3p is translated as MKFSSALVLSAVAATALAESITTVITATKNGHVYTKTVTQDATFVWGGEGSAATSAAESSAAASSAAVTSAAATSAAASSAAAASSVAVTSAVATSAAATSADEGSGSSITTVITATKNGHVYTKTVTQDATFVWTGEGSNTWAPSTSTSAEATSSASKTSATTVATSATAKSSTTAQISSFTGAADAITAGTGLMGAALAAVILL
- the FIT2 gene encoding Fit2p, which produces MKFSTIFGAATIATAVLAADVSSVMTTKTITVTNGNNVYTKVVTDTADPVITYSTTRTVVVSNSAGVYTKVVTEGPDTTSEKSTTKTLTLTNGSGSSTNLYTKTVTQGIESSTSSSSASSASSSASSSGAAPAAFQGASVGALALGLFSFWL